A genomic region of Balaenoptera acutorostrata chromosome 4, mBalAcu1.1, whole genome shotgun sequence contains the following coding sequences:
- the CDV3 gene encoding protein CDV3 homolog isoform X2, with protein sequence MAEMEERSLDNFFAKRDKKKKKERSNRAASAAGSAGGAGGSSGAAGAAGGGAGAGTRPGDSGTAGAGATGPGAATKVVTKDEDEWKEFEQKEVDYSGLRVQAMQISEKEEDENEKREDPGDNWEEGGGGGGGVEKSSGPWNKTAPVQAPPAPAVVTETPEPTMTSGVYRPPGARLTTTRKAPQGPPEIYSDTQFPSLQSTAKHVESRKY encoded by the exons ATGGCTGAGATGGAGGAGCGGAGCCTGGACAACTTCTTCGCCAAGagagacaagaagaagaagaaggagcgGAGCAACCGGGCGGCGAGCGCCGCGGGCTCGGCGGGCGGCGCCGGCGGGAGCAGCGGAGCCGCGGGCGCGGCGGGCGGTGGGGCGGGCGCGGGGACCCGGCCGGGCGACAGCGGGACCGCGGGCGCGGGGGCCACGGGCCCTGGGGCCGCCACCAAGGTTGTGACAAAG GATGAAGATGAGTGGAAAGAATTTGAGCAAAAAGAGGTTGATTACAGCGGCCTAAGAGTTCAAGCAATGCAAATAAG tgaaaaggaagaagatgaaaatgaaaaaagagaagatccAGGTGATAACTGGGAAGAAGgcggaggaggtggtggtggtgtagAAAAATCTTCAGGTCCCTGGAATAAAACAGCTCCGGTACAAGCACCTCCTGCTCCAGCAGTTG TTACAGAAACCCCAGAACCAACAATGACTAGTGGCGTGTATAGGCCTCCTGGGGCCAGGTTGACCACAACAAGGAAAGCCCCCCAAGGACCACCAGAAATCTACAGTGATACACAGTTCCCATCCCTGCAGTCCACTGCCAAGCATGTAGAAAGCCGGAA ATACTGA
- the CDV3 gene encoding protein CDV3 homolog isoform X1, with the protein MAEMEERSLDNFFAKRDKKKKKERSNRAASAAGSAGGAGGSSGAAGAAGGGAGAGTRPGDSGTAGAGATGPGAATKVVTKDEDEWKEFEQKEVDYSGLRVQAMQISEKEEDENEKREDPGDNWEEGGGGGGGVEKSSGPWNKTAPVQAPPAPAVVTETPEPTMTSGVYRPPGARLTTTRKAPQGPPEIYSDTQFPSLQSTAKHVESRKDKEMEKSFEVVRHKTRGRDEGSKNQALKLQLDNQYAVLENQKSSHTQYN; encoded by the exons ATGGCTGAGATGGAGGAGCGGAGCCTGGACAACTTCTTCGCCAAGagagacaagaagaagaagaaggagcgGAGCAACCGGGCGGCGAGCGCCGCGGGCTCGGCGGGCGGCGCCGGCGGGAGCAGCGGAGCCGCGGGCGCGGCGGGCGGTGGGGCGGGCGCGGGGACCCGGCCGGGCGACAGCGGGACCGCGGGCGCGGGGGCCACGGGCCCTGGGGCCGCCACCAAGGTTGTGACAAAG GATGAAGATGAGTGGAAAGAATTTGAGCAAAAAGAGGTTGATTACAGCGGCCTAAGAGTTCAAGCAATGCAAATAAG tgaaaaggaagaagatgaaaatgaaaaaagagaagatccAGGTGATAACTGGGAAGAAGgcggaggaggtggtggtggtgtagAAAAATCTTCAGGTCCCTGGAATAAAACAGCTCCGGTACAAGCACCTCCTGCTCCAGCAGTTG TTACAGAAACCCCAGAACCAACAATGACTAGTGGCGTGTATAGGCCTCCTGGGGCCAGGTTGACCACAACAAGGAAAGCCCCCCAAGGACCACCAGAAATCTACAGTGATACACAGTTCCCATCCCTGCAGTCCACTGCCAAGCATGTAGAAAGCCGGAA ggataaagaaatggagaagagcTTTGAAGTAGTAAGACACAAAACTAGAGGTAGGGATGAGGGTTCAAAAAACCAGGCCCTTAAACTTCAGCTAGACAACCAGTACGCTGTGCTTGAGAATCAGAAAAGCAGCCACACACAGTACAATTAA
- the CDV3 gene encoding protein CDV3 homolog isoform X3, with product MAEMEERSLDNFFAKRDKKKKKERSNRAASAAGSAGGAGGSSGAAGAAGGGAGAGTRPGDSGTAGAGATGPGAATKVVTKDEDEWKEFEQKEVDYSGLRVQAMQISEKEEDENEKREDPGDNWEEGGGGGGGVEKSSGPWNKTAPVQAPPAPAVVTETPEPTMTSGVYRPPGARLTTTRKAPQGPPEIYSDTQFPSLQSTAKHVESRK from the exons ATGGCTGAGATGGAGGAGCGGAGCCTGGACAACTTCTTCGCCAAGagagacaagaagaagaagaaggagcgGAGCAACCGGGCGGCGAGCGCCGCGGGCTCGGCGGGCGGCGCCGGCGGGAGCAGCGGAGCCGCGGGCGCGGCGGGCGGTGGGGCGGGCGCGGGGACCCGGCCGGGCGACAGCGGGACCGCGGGCGCGGGGGCCACGGGCCCTGGGGCCGCCACCAAGGTTGTGACAAAG GATGAAGATGAGTGGAAAGAATTTGAGCAAAAAGAGGTTGATTACAGCGGCCTAAGAGTTCAAGCAATGCAAATAAG tgaaaaggaagaagatgaaaatgaaaaaagagaagatccAGGTGATAACTGGGAAGAAGgcggaggaggtggtggtggtgtagAAAAATCTTCAGGTCCCTGGAATAAAACAGCTCCGGTACAAGCACCTCCTGCTCCAGCAGTTG TTACAGAAACCCCAGAACCAACAATGACTAGTGGCGTGTATAGGCCTCCTGGGGCCAGGTTGACCACAACAAGGAAAGCCCCCCAAGGACCACCAGAAATCTACAGTGATACACAGTTCCCATCCCTGCAGTCCACTGCCAAGCATGTAGAAAGCCGGAA GTAA